The following coding sequences lie in one Palaemon carinicauda isolate YSFRI2023 chromosome 7, ASM3689809v2, whole genome shotgun sequence genomic window:
- the LOC137644488 gene encoding zinc finger BED domain-containing protein 5-like — MQSIITAVTRKLQERNTNIIAHTDVIRAFTEKIHLWKRKVQVGNFSSFSHLNELLSEKRKIEKYVVTKEVLSHLDSLAEEFMHYFPDVSMENSLWTLVQNPFNTDVELLLESLQEEAIDLKYDSSAKKDFETMKLEEFWVKYLLMYPKVGEEALRAILPFSSTYLCEAGFYALVLKTKQRN, encoded by the coding sequence atgcaaagtatAATTACAGCAGTCACAAGGAAGTTACAAGAAAGAAACACAAACATCATTGCACACACTGATGTAATCAGAGCTTTCACAGAGAAAATTCATCTTTGGAAAAGAAAAGTACAAGTTGGGAACTTTTCATCGTTCTCACACCTGAATGAGCTCTTGTCTGAGAAGAGAAAAATTGAGAAGTATGTTGTGACAAAAGAGGTTTTATCACATCTGGATTCCCTTGCTGAGGAATTTATGCACTATTTTCCAGATGTCTCAATGGAGAATTCTCTTTGGACATTGGTGCAGAATCCATTTAACACTGATGTGGAGTTGCTACTGGAATCACTGCAAGAGGAAGCCATCGATTTGAAATATGACTCGAGCGCCAAAAAGGACTTTGAAACAATGAAGTTAGAAGAGTTTTGGGTGAAATATCTTCTCATGTACCCAAAAGTAGGTGAAGAAGCACTTCGTGcgattcttcccttttcttctacttatctttgtgAAGCAGGATTTTACGCTCTCGTTCTGAAAACAAAACAGCGCAACTGA